From Senegalia massiliensis, a single genomic window includes:
- a CDS encoding GTP pyrophosphokinase has translation MIQNWNQVLIPYDQAVEELKIKFKSIRNEYRKMDEYSPIEFVTGRVKKISSILDKSKRLNIPLDDITEKMEDIAGIRIMCQMVEDIDKVVNLIKERDGKDLKIEYEKDYIKNQKESGYKSYHIIIRYPVHTAFGQRDILAEIQIRTLAMNFWATIEHSLNYKFEGNMPEHIKIKLKNAADSASNLDEQMSEIREEIVEAQEMFQVKSSLVAEILNKIQTLYFSGKVKEIDDYREEFFDIQERGNFYELRYFKKKLDKLAEKYNIQILQK, from the coding sequence ATGATACAAAATTGGAATCAAGTGCTTATACCTTATGATCAAGCAGTTGAAGAATTAAAAATAAAATTTAAAAGCATAAGAAATGAATATAGAAAAATGGATGAATACTCTCCAATTGAATTTGTTACAGGTAGAGTCAAAAAAATATCAAGCATATTAGATAAATCTAAACGTCTTAATATTCCATTAGATGATATAACTGAGAAAATGGAAGATATAGCTGGTATAAGAATAATGTGCCAAATGGTTGAGGATATTGACAAAGTAGTAAATTTGATAAAAGAAAGAGATGGAAAGGATTTAAAAATTGAATATGAAAAAGATTATATAAAAAATCAAAAAGAAAGTGGATATAAATCGTATCATATAATAATTAGATATCCTGTTCATACTGCCTTTGGTCAAAGAGATATATTAGCAGAAATACAAATAAGAACACTTGCTATGAATTTTTGGGCAACTATTGAACATTCTCTTAATTATAAATTTGAAGGTAATATGCCAGAACATATAAAAATTAAATTAAAAAATGCAGCAGATTCAGCATCTAATCTAGATGAACAAATGTCTGAAATTAGAGAAGAAATAGTTGAAGCTCAAGAAATGTTTCAAGTGAAAAGTAGTTTAGTAGCAGAGATACTAAATAAAATACAAACCCTTTATTTCTCAGGAAAGGTAAAAGAAATAGATGATTATAGAGAAGAATTCTTTGATATTCAAGAACGAGGAAACTTCTATGAGTTAAGATATTTCAAAAAGAAATTAGATAAGTTAGCAGAAAAATATAATATACAAATACTACAAAAATAG
- the asnS gene encoding asparagine--tRNA ligase, translating into MKNILVREIYKDKEQFKDKEIKVSGWIRTSRSSKKFGFIELNDGTFFKGIQIVIGNELDNFKEVTKLSVSSAIIVRGKLVLTPDAKQPFEIQASEITIEGEAPSDYPLQKKRHTFEYLRTIAHLRPRSNTFSAVFRVRSLASYAIHKFFQERDFVYTHTPIITSSDAEGAGEMFRVTTLDLENIQKTEEGKIDSTLDFFGRETSLTVSGQLAAETYAQAFRNVYTFGPTFRAEKSNTARHAAEFWMVEPEISFADLNDDMDLAEDMMKYIIKYIMEHAKEELDFFNKFIDKGLLERLTNVASSDFERITYTKAIDILEKSNEKFEYEVKWGMDLQTEHERYLTEKVFDKPVFVTDYPKDIKAFYMRLNDDDKTVAAMDLLVPGVGEIIGGSQREERLEKLEERIKEFGLEKEDYWWYLDLRKYGTTKHAGFGLGFERIIMYLTGMSNIRDVISFPRTTKSAEF; encoded by the coding sequence ATGAAAAATATTTTAGTAAGAGAAATTTATAAAGACAAAGAACAATTTAAAGACAAGGAAATAAAAGTTTCAGGTTGGATTAGAACATCTAGAAGTTCTAAAAAATTTGGGTTTATAGAATTAAATGATGGAACTTTTTTCAAGGGAATTCAAATAGTAATAGGTAATGAATTAGATAATTTTAAGGAAGTTACAAAACTTTCAGTAAGTAGTGCTATAATAGTAAGAGGGAAACTAGTATTAACACCAGATGCAAAACAACCCTTTGAAATACAGGCTAGTGAAATAACTATAGAAGGAGAGGCACCTAGTGACTATCCACTTCAGAAAAAGAGACATACTTTTGAGTACTTAAGAACAATAGCACATCTTCGCCCTCGTAGTAATACTTTTTCAGCAGTATTTAGAGTGAGATCTTTAGCAAGTTATGCTATTCATAAATTTTTCCAAGAAAGAGATTTTGTATATACTCATACACCTATAATTACTTCAAGTGATGCAGAAGGTGCAGGAGAAATGTTTAGAGTTACAACATTAGATCTTGAAAATATTCAAAAAACTGAAGAAGGAAAAATAGATTCTACTTTAGATTTTTTTGGGAGAGAAACATCACTTACCGTAAGTGGACAGTTAGCAGCTGAGACTTATGCTCAAGCATTTAGAAATGTATATACTTTTGGACCAACTTTTAGGGCAGAAAAGTCTAATACTGCAAGACATGCTGCAGAATTCTGGATGGTAGAACCAGAAATATCTTTTGCAGACTTAAATGATGATATGGATTTAGCTGAAGATATGATGAAATATATAATAAAATATATCATGGAACATGCAAAAGAAGAATTAGATTTCTTTAATAAATTTATAGATAAAGGTCTTTTAGAAAGACTTACAAATGTAGCAAGTTCTGATTTTGAAAGAATAACTTACACAAAAGCAATAGACATACTTGAAAAATCAAATGAAAAATTTGAATATGAAGTTAAATGGGGTATGGATCTTCAAACGGAACATGAAAGATATCTTACGGAAAAAGTATTTGATAAACCAGTGTTTGTAACAGATTATCCAAAAGATATAAAGGCATTTTATATGAGATTAAATGATGATGATAAAACTGTTGCAGCTATGGATCTATTAGTTCCAGGTGTAGGAGAAATAATTGGAGGAAGTCAAAGAGAAGAACGCCTTGAGAAATTAGAAGAGAGAATAAAAGAATTTGGACTTGAAAAAGAAGATTATTGGTGGTATTTAGATTTAAGAAAATATGGTACTACAAAACATGCAGGATTTGGACTTGGATTTGAAAGAATTATAATGTATCTTACAGGAATGAGTAATATTAGAGATGTAATCTCTTTCCCTAGAACGACAAAATCTGCAGAGTTTTAG
- a CDS encoding lipoate--protein ligase — MIYIENNNFDPHYNLALEEYAVKGLDLDEDILILWQNEPSVIIGRNQNTIEEINKNYIEEKDINVVRRLSGGGAVYHDFGNLNFTFITKNFKSNVNNFKTFTQPVIDALQKLGVNAVFHGRNDIVVDGKKVSGNAQYFFKNKMLHHGTILFDSTLEDIVEVLNVGDEKIKSKGIKSIRSRVTNILPHLEKKVSMDEFKDILLKFILDTDNIEEKEYKLSDQQLKEIEELKNSRYDKWEWNFGESPEFEIQKQKRFEGGSLDIRFTVKDGKIKDLKIYGDFFGDKDVNSLENKLISEKYKIEDIKNILDDIDIEKYFYNINKDDILECLFS; from the coding sequence ATGATTTATATAGAAAATAACAATTTTGACCCTCATTATAATCTAGCATTAGAGGAATATGCAGTAAAGGGATTAGACTTAGATGAAGATATACTTATATTGTGGCAGAATGAACCTTCAGTAATCATTGGAAGAAACCAAAATACTATTGAAGAAATTAATAAAAATTATATTGAAGAAAAAGATATTAATGTAGTTAGAAGGCTATCTGGTGGTGGAGCTGTCTATCATGACTTTGGAAATTTAAATTTTACTTTTATAACTAAAAACTTTAAATCTAATGTAAATAATTTTAAAACGTTTACACAACCTGTAATAGATGCATTACAAAAACTAGGTGTTAATGCTGTTTTCCATGGAAGAAATGATATTGTAGTAGATGGAAAAAAAGTTTCAGGTAATGCACAATATTTCTTTAAAAATAAAATGCTTCATCATGGGACAATCCTTTTTGATTCTACATTAGAAGATATTGTAGAAGTTTTAAATGTAGGTGATGAAAAAATCAAATCTAAAGGTATAAAATCTATTAGAAGTAGAGTGACTAATATATTACCTCATTTAGAAAAAAAGGTGTCTATGGATGAATTTAAAGACATTCTTTTAAAATTTATACTGGATACTGATAATATAGAAGAAAAAGAATATAAGTTAAGTGATCAACAGTTAAAAGAAATTGAAGAACTTAAGAACTCTAGATATGATAAATGGGAATGGAATTTTGGTGAAAGTCCTGAATTTGAAATTCAAAAACAAAAGAGATTTGAAGGTGGCTCTTTAGATATAAGATTTACAGTTAAAGATGGCAAAATTAAAGATTTAAAAATCTATGGAGACTTCTTTGGAGACAAGGATGTTAACTCTTTAGAGAATAAATTAATAAGTGAGAAATACAAAATAGAAGACATAAAAAATATACTTGATGATATAGATATTGAAAAGTATTTTTATAATATAAATAAAGATGATATTTTAGAATGTCTCTTTAGTTAA
- the lpdA gene encoding dihydrolipoyl dehydrogenase, with translation MTNYDITVIGGGPGGYVAAIKAAQMGAKTAIIEDGNIGGVCLNWGCIPTKTLLKSAKIYKYMMNSEKYGIDLEDKSNVKINWENMKDRKNKVVSQLTGGVETLLKKNGVDIYNGFGNIVDKNTIEINNEKINTKNIIIATGSSPRLPNIPGFKESMEKGYIVTSKGVIDLDNLPKKLLILGGGVISVEFATLYNALGTEVTILHRSEKILRSLDDDISKKMNRILKKDGVKIVYNCDIQKIEDNKITTIVKGKEKVFEGDKILTSIGRVPNLKGLENIDIKKYKKGIVTDEHMRTNIDNIYAIGDVNGKYMLAHVASAEGISAVENILGEKSTINYNTVPSCIYSFPEIGVAGLTEQQAKEKGYDVITSTFPLAANGKALAEGETDGFIKIVSDDKYKEILGVHILAPTATDMIAEAVTTMELEGTAYELAKAIHPHPTLSETVMEAAHGIIDKPIHIFK, from the coding sequence ATGACTAATTATGATATTACAGTTATAGGTGGAGGTCCTGGTGGTTATGTAGCTGCTATAAAAGCAGCTCAAATGGGTGCAAAAACTGCTATTATAGAAGATGGAAATATTGGTGGTGTGTGCTTGAATTGGGGTTGTATACCTACTAAAACATTGCTTAAAAGTGCAAAAATATATAAATATATGATGAACTCAGAAAAATATGGTATAGATTTAGAAGATAAATCAAATGTAAAAATAAATTGGGAAAATATGAAAGATAGAAAAAATAAAGTGGTTAGCCAATTAACAGGAGGAGTAGAGACATTATTAAAGAAAAATGGTGTTGATATATATAATGGATTTGGTAATATAGTTGATAAAAATACTATAGAAATAAATAATGAAAAAATCAATACTAAGAATATAATTATAGCTACAGGATCTTCTCCTAGATTACCTAATATACCTGGTTTTAAAGAGTCAATGGAAAAAGGATATATTGTAACAAGTAAAGGTGTTATAGATTTAGATAATTTACCTAAAAAGTTACTAATATTAGGTGGTGGAGTAATATCAGTAGAATTTGCTACACTATATAATGCCTTAGGAACTGAAGTTACAATCCTACATCGTTCTGAAAAAATACTAAGAAGTCTGGATGATGATATAAGTAAAAAAATGAATAGAATATTGAAAAAAGATGGTGTGAAAATAGTATATAATTGTGATATACAAAAAATAGAAGATAACAAAATTACTACTATAGTTAAAGGGAAAGAAAAAGTATTTGAAGGTGACAAAATACTTACTAGTATAGGTAGAGTACCAAATCTAAAAGGCCTTGAAAATATTGATATTAAAAAATATAAAAAAGGTATTGTTACAGATGAGCATATGAGAACAAATATTGATAATATATATGCTATAGGTGATGTAAATGGAAAATATATGTTAGCTCATGTAGCAAGTGCTGAAGGAATTTCAGCAGTTGAAAATATATTAGGAGAAAAATCTACTATAAACTATAATACAGTTCCATCTTGTATATATAGTTTCCCTGAAATTGGTGTAGCAGGTTTAACTGAACAACAAGCAAAAGAAAAGGGATATGATGTAATAACTAGCACATTCCCATTAGCTGCAAATGGAAAAGCACTTGCAGAAGGTGAAACTGATGGATTTATAAAGATAGTTTCAGATGATAAATACAAAGAGATATTAGGAGTTCACATTTTAGCTCCAACAGCTACAGATATGATTGCAGAAGCTGTAACTACTATGGAGCTTGAAGGAACAGCCTATGAGCTTGCTAAGGCTATACATCCACATCCTACATTATCAGAAACAGTAATGGAAGCAGCTCATGGAATAATAGATAAACCAATTCACATATTCAAATAA
- a CDS encoding ABC transporter permease translates to MKYIIKNIWENKLRGFLILFSLMISTFIVFLNLVARDDIIHKYEKLHEESYHGYDMIVNHENTEDPFFNENEFKTNNIDVSNKLSAITTFGVVDNNDLLTLQLYGCNRKSYLDESLFVISEEDNFGISKDDQILISPQLAKNYGYELGDRILIQTQIGVKEYEIGAIAKDTGLFFGVDNENLVVMTNSEVEKITEQENKSNVLMISLTDKSNIKNSIKALQENNDDFIIESLVDKETMDSNIDMISQVLLIILILALLMNYYVISSNAKVILLSRIPVVGTFRSLGASKIKVNVILVLENLVYGMLGGTLGVVCGLYFRETILGTIAQSVSNVPLGETSAPINYAYIIFSLIFAIIIQLISVIHVIYQIGNYSIKNLIFEELSSIQKVSIVLTVLGFVFQGFSYILYKMNNLYNIIFTILALVLAMVGGILILPFITKYLSLFMTKINKMIFGEAASLGAKNISTSKIINSNIKLVVISLSMILMIFITSLSLENLFIKARDVFELDIQLYGMEKKEDDYLKLKKVQGVKDLQFLYTYMNNPTINGKEMNLILSGLEGERLGVKNKDGKIENLKNGEVMIDEFYAIKNGFEIGDKLEIKSDDFKSKKIKVNIAGTIDSSIFTISRNTLVFSENQFKKDILDIPSNIYVGTDKNLKQMKKTLYKELSGENITAETFNEFIENQEQQVSGLLSTVWVFLILSILLSAIGLVNNQVIGFIQRKREYAVLYSVSMSKAQLNIMIFFEIVTSFLIGCIFSLALSIWMSKLLGVLLSSIGIYLEFNFQWGDIFIVVASIFVILMLTAIIPIFKILKMNVIEEIKYE, encoded by the coding sequence ATGAAGTACATTATAAAAAATATTTGGGAAAATAAATTAAGAGGTTTCTTGATTTTATTTTCTCTTATGATTTCTACATTTATTGTATTTTTAAACCTTGTAGCTCGTGATGATATTATTCATAAGTATGAAAAGTTACATGAAGAATCATATCATGGTTACGATATGATCGTTAATCATGAAAATACGGAGGATCCTTTTTTTAATGAGAATGAATTTAAAACTAATAATATTGATGTTAGTAATAAATTATCAGCTATAACTACGTTTGGAGTAGTTGATAATAATGATTTATTGACTCTTCAATTATATGGCTGTAATAGAAAAAGTTATTTAGATGAGAGTTTATTTGTGATTTCAGAAGAGGATAATTTTGGTATTAGTAAAGATGATCAGATTTTAATTAGTCCTCAATTAGCTAAAAATTATGGATACGAATTAGGCGATAGAATTTTAATTCAAACTCAAATAGGAGTAAAGGAGTATGAAATAGGAGCTATTGCTAAAGATACAGGTTTATTTTTTGGTGTGGACAATGAAAATCTTGTAGTTATGACCAACTCTGAAGTAGAAAAAATAACAGAACAAGAAAATAAAAGTAACGTATTAATGATTAGTCTTACTGATAAATCTAACATAAAAAATAGTATTAAAGCACTTCAAGAAAATAATGATGATTTTATAATAGAATCTTTAGTTGATAAGGAGACAATGGACTCTAATATTGATATGATTAGTCAAGTATTGTTAATAATTTTGATATTAGCTTTATTGATGAATTATTATGTTATTTCTTCTAATGCTAAGGTTATTTTATTATCAAGAATTCCTGTAGTAGGGACTTTTAGAAGCTTAGGAGCAAGTAAAATTAAAGTTAATGTAATACTTGTTTTGGAGAATTTAGTATATGGTATGTTGGGAGGAACTTTAGGTGTTGTTTGTGGACTTTATTTTAGAGAAACAATATTAGGGACAATAGCTCAGAGTGTATCTAATGTTCCATTAGGAGAAACATCAGCACCAATTAATTATGCATACATAATATTTTCATTAATATTTGCTATAATAATTCAATTGATAAGTGTTATACATGTTATTTATCAGATTGGAAATTACTCTATAAAGAATTTAATATTTGAAGAATTAAGTTCTATTCAAAAAGTTTCTATTGTTCTTACTGTATTAGGTTTTGTATTCCAAGGGTTTTCTTATATATTGTATAAGATGAACAATTTATACAATATTATTTTTACCATATTAGCTTTAGTATTAGCTATGGTTGGAGGAATATTAATATTACCTTTTATAACTAAATATTTATCTTTGTTCATGACTAAGATAAATAAAATGATATTTGGAGAAGCTGCTTCTTTAGGAGCAAAAAATATTTCAACTAGTAAAATTATTAATTCTAATATTAAGCTTGTAGTCATTTCACTTTCAATGATTTTAATGATATTTATAACATCTTTATCTCTTGAAAATCTATTTATAAAAGCAAGAGATGTTTTTGAATTAGATATTCAGTTATATGGAATGGAAAAAAAGGAAGATGATTATTTAAAATTAAAGAAAGTCCAAGGAGTAAAAGACCTTCAGTTTCTTTATACTTATATGAATAATCCGACGATCAATGGAAAGGAAATGAATCTTATTTTATCTGGGCTTGAAGGTGAAAGACTTGGAGTTAAAAACAAAGATGGAAAAATAGAAAATCTTAAAAATGGTGAGGTTATGATAGATGAGTTTTATGCTATAAAGAATGGATTTGAAATAGGAGATAAATTAGAAATTAAATCAGATGATTTCAAAAGCAAAAAAATTAAAGTAAATATAGCGGGAACTATAGATTCATCTATATTTACTATATCTAGGAATACACTAGTATTTTCTGAGAATCAATTTAAAAAAGACATATTAGATATACCTAGCAATATATATGTAGGTACCGATAAGAATCTAAAACAGATGAAAAAAACTTTATATAAAGAATTATCTGGAGAAAATATTACTGCAGAAACATTTAATGAATTTATTGAAAATCAAGAACAACAAGTAAGTGGTTTATTATCAACTGTATGGGTATTTTTAATACTCTCTATTTTACTCTCAGCCATTGGATTAGTAAATAATCAAGTTATAGGATTTATACAGAGGAAGCGAGAATATGCCGTCTTATATTCCGTATCTATGAGTAAAGCCCAGTTAAATATAATGATATTTTTTGAAATAGTAACCTCTTTTTTAATTGGATGTATATTTAGTTTAGCATTAAGTATTTGGATGAGTAAATTATTAGGGGTATTATTGAGTTCTATAGGTATTTATTTGGAATTTAATTTTCAATGGGGAGATATTTTTATAGTTGTAGCATCGATTTTTGTAATTCTTATGTTAACAGCAATAATTCCAATATTTAAAATCTTAAAAATGAATGTAATTGAAGAAATAAAATATGAATAG
- a CDS encoding flavodoxin family protein: protein MKKVYLIMSKNPSKFLLKMVKHTLNNKDYILIDDYKNIPNLKNKKILFAVELDDFGGNIFIQKIFNQLFILGKDSLKNSIGSVLIYNSKNDLYTKTMAQNIIFNANILGCTFPGRPLVEATKSLLNMKTLANAKNMTLKEALFCSCDTLGNNLENFNHKKLEKPKLLVLHSSNYETSNTLRLWSMVKENLNNMDIKEIHIANGTVRDCIGCPYTTCKHYGENTSCFYGGIMVEEVYPAILEADSIVWICPNYNDSIAANLKAVINRLTALFRKTKFYDKSIFSIIVSGNSGSDAITKELISALNINKTFKLPPNFAIMETANDKDAILEVENIEKKAYEFSENITDFLQK, encoded by the coding sequence ATGAAAAAAGTTTATTTAATAATGTCTAAAAATCCTTCAAAGTTTTTATTAAAAATGGTAAAGCATACTTTAAATAATAAAGATTATATATTGATTGATGACTATAAAAATATACCTAATTTAAAGAACAAAAAAATACTATTTGCAGTAGAATTAGATGATTTTGGTGGAAATATATTCATACAAAAGATTTTTAATCAATTATTCATTTTAGGAAAAGATTCTCTTAAAAACTCTATAGGATCAGTTTTAATATATAACAGTAAAAATGATTTATATACTAAAACAATGGCTCAAAATATTATATTTAATGCAAATATATTAGGTTGCACTTTTCCAGGCAGACCTTTAGTAGAAGCTACAAAAAGTCTGCTAAATATGAAAACATTAGCCAATGCTAAAAATATGACTTTAAAAGAGGCACTTTTTTGTTCTTGTGATACTCTTGGTAATAATTTAGAAAATTTTAATCATAAAAAATTAGAAAAACCAAAGCTATTAGTACTTCATTCTAGCAATTATGAAACATCAAATACATTAAGACTTTGGTCTATGGTTAAAGAAAATTTAAATAATATGGATATAAAAGAAATTCATATTGCAAATGGTACAGTCAGAGATTGCATAGGTTGTCCATATACCACTTGTAAGCATTATGGAGAGAATACAAGTTGTTTTTATGGAGGTATAATGGTAGAAGAAGTTTACCCTGCTATTTTAGAAGCTGATTCTATTGTTTGGATTTGTCCTAATTATAATGATTCTATAGCAGCTAATTTAAAAGCAGTTATAAATAGACTTACAGCACTTTTCAGAAAAACAAAATTCTATGATAAATCCATTTTCTCTATTATAGTATCTGGTAACTCTGGAAGTGATGCTATAACAAAGGAACTTATAAGTGCATTAAATATCAATAAAACCTTTAAACTTCCTCCTAATTTTGCTATTATGGAAACTGCTAATGATAAAGATGCTATTTTAGAAGTTGAAAATATTGAAAAAAAAGCATATGAATTTAGTGAAAATATAACTGATTTTTTACAAAAATAG
- a CDS encoding lactate/malate family dehydrogenase: MNLYQIDKNIYGFSFQKYNFKTAKKEDLIDSDKIYYLFKNDPLKSRRSYIVSSPSLLSLEKEDINILNNKDNIVVDEWIKEKIDSKKVIALNISYPNWKDVLHQKSRKNWNINILALGDVGTTLLTGLKLLGGNKISKIGIYDRTLEKQQRWEMEMNQVYSAFNYNSPEVKIINRDEIFDCDMFVFCASKSVPKVGSNIKDVRMAQFESNSKIIKEYAIQSRKENFKGIFAVVSDPVDLLSKVVFLESNKDENNNMDFLGLAPEQIRGYGLGVMNARAVYYSKKDSKLNHFLKEGRAFGPHGKGLIIADSINNYNDDLSLYLTDKAKNANLEMRDIGFKPFIAPALSSGALSIMDTINGNWHYSATFIGGVFMGSKNKLKYNTIELEQLNLHDNLFSRIKETYETLGEII; the protein is encoded by the coding sequence ATGAACTTATACCAAATAGATAAAAATATTTATGGATTTTCATTTCAAAAATATAATTTTAAAACAGCTAAAAAAGAAGATTTAATCGATTCTGATAAAATTTATTATTTATTTAAAAATGACCCATTAAAAAGCAGGCGAAGCTACATTGTCTCTTCTCCTTCTCTATTATCTTTAGAAAAGGAAGATATAAATATTTTAAATAATAAAGATAATATAGTCGTAGATGAATGGATTAAGGAAAAAATAGATTCCAAAAAAGTTATTGCTCTAAATATAAGTTATCCAAATTGGAAAGATGTTTTACATCAAAAATCAAGAAAAAATTGGAATATAAATATTTTGGCTCTAGGAGATGTAGGTACAACTTTACTTACTGGATTAAAGCTTTTAGGTGGAAATAAAATCTCAAAAATAGGTATATACGATAGAACATTAGAAAAACAACAAAGATGGGAAATGGAGATGAACCAAGTATATTCTGCATTTAATTACAACTCTCCTGAAGTGAAAATAATAAATAGAGATGAAATATTTGATTGTGATATGTTTGTATTTTGTGCTTCTAAATCAGTTCCAAAAGTAGGTAGCAATATAAAAGATGTAAGAATGGCTCAATTTGAAAGTAATTCTAAGATTATAAAAGAATATGCTATCCAATCTAGAAAAGAAAATTTTAAAGGAATATTTGCAGTAGTATCTGACCCAGTAGATTTACTTTCTAAAGTAGTTTTTTTAGAAAGTAATAAAGATGAAAATAATAATATGGATTTCTTAGGATTAGCTCCTGAACAAATTAGAGGATATGGACTAGGAGTAATGAATGCTCGTGCAGTATATTATTCAAAAAAAGATTCTAAATTAAATCATTTTCTAAAAGAAGGTAGAGCTTTTGGTCCTCACGGAAAAGGTCTAATAATAGCAGATAGTATAAATAATTATAATGATGACTTATCATTGTATTTAACTGATAAAGCTAAAAATGCAAACTTAGAAATGAGAGATATTGGTTTTAAACCTTTTATAGCACCAGCTTTATCATCAGGAGCACTTTCTATTATGGATACTATAAATGGAAATTGGCATTATAGTGCTACTTTTATTGGTGGAGTCTTTATGGGATCAAAAAATAAACTTAAATATAATACTATAGAATTGGAACAATTGAATTTACATGACAATCTATTTAGTCGAATAAAAGAAACATATGAGACTTTAGGAGAAATTATATGA
- a CDS encoding ABC transporter ATP-binding protein translates to MKKVIEVKNICKNFGSGNNITKVLNDITFDVEDGQFLSIMGPSGCGKSTLLYLMGGLDAPTSGKILIKDRDIQKLKDREISRIQRSDIGFVFQFYNLVHNLSVEENILLPISMSGQRVKKYHKKLDEILEIVGLKDKRKYIPSHLSGGQQQRVAIARAVITNPSIILADEPIGNLDSKSGERIMELFRYINNEYGITIIQVTHDKSKSLYGNRLIELYDGIIVKDKVVAN, encoded by the coding sequence ATGAAAAAAGTTATTGAAGTAAAGAATATATGCAAAAATTTTGGGTCTGGAAATAATATTACAAAAGTTTTAAATGATATAACTTTTGACGTAGAGGACGGTCAATTTCTATCTATTATGGGACCTTCTGGGTGTGGTAAAAGTACATTGTTGTATTTAATGGGAGGTTTAGATGCTCCAACATCAGGTAAAATTTTAATAAAGGATAGAGACATTCAAAAATTAAAGGATAGAGAAATCAGTAGAATACAAAGATCTGATATTGGGTTTGTGTTTCAATTTTATAACTTAGTACATAATTTGTCCGTGGAAGAAAATATACTTTTACCTATATCAATGAGTGGTCAACGTGTAAAAAAATATCATAAAAAATTAGATGAGATTTTAGAGATAGTAGGTCTTAAGGATAAACGTAAATATATTCCAAGTCATTTATCAGGGGGACAACAGCAGCGTGTTGCTATAGCACGGGCAGTTATTACTAATCCTAGTATTATACTTGCCGATGAACCAATAGGTAATTTAGATAGTAAATCTGGTGAAAGAATTATGGAATTATTTAGATATATTAATAATGAATATGGTATTACAATTATTCAAGTTACTCATGATAAAAGCAAAAGTTTATATGGAAATAGATTAATAGAATTATATGATGGGATTATTGTAAAAGATAAAGTGGTGGCTAATTAA